From one Chanodichthys erythropterus isolate Z2021 chromosome 3, ASM2448905v1, whole genome shotgun sequence genomic stretch:
- the LOC137017021 gene encoding NACHT, LRR and PYD domains-containing protein 3-like isoform X7, with translation MEEDKLKHKEVQMSSSAHTGVSVGLNAQTGATVNAPVLTGNTITGPVNININTAGNETAEKHREEQENLILKKFLGTHKTDMKEKAERIFEGMKENEALLKDVYTELFITEGDMKDVNQEHEILKIDDAFKNKKTQDKPIKCNDIFTLLRGKNEKKIVLTKGVAGVGKTVSVHKFILDWAEGKANDFVDCVFLLPFRDINLMTNEDYSLHELLLEFYPELKDLEKSKLYKECKIAFIFDGLDESRLPLNFNSRSLNSAEKISSVDVLFTSLVKGILLPSALVWVTSRPAAANQIPPQYVGLYTEVQGFTDQQKEEYFRKRITDETQASRIISHIKTSRSLYIMCHIPVFCWIMATVLQDILTGNNTENISTTLTEMYIHFLLIQMNLKSQKYDKQEERQRTKLLDSNGEIILKLAKLAFEQLKKDNIVFYEKDLEACGIDVSKDTEFTGMIAEIFKKEHGLHATKVFCFVHLSVQEFLAAVHVFLCYLNKNMQELQFFFDEPEENVTLQELLEKAVDKAMKSERGHLYLFLRFLLGISLESSQNLLKGLITHTDVTTESITQTTKYIKRKLSWYTSDEASVNLFYCLLELKDNSLYEEIQRYLSSGEHPGRELSSSMCTVLTYILLMSEKVLDEFNPKRFTSSSNYKRFVPAVRCCRKALFDGCGLDETCCETISSVLQSSNSHLTEWDLSCNHLKDSGVMLLSDGLKSSHCQLNILRLFGCNLTGQSCESLSLALESSNSVLRELDLSNNDLQNSGVKLLSDGLKSPNCQLQILSLTHCNLTVQSCESFSSVLQSSNSVLTELDLSNNDLQDSGVKLLSDGLKRNCKLEILRLSGCMVTEEGCGYVSSALSSNPSHLRELDLSYNHPGDSGVKLLSDTLNHPNYRLNKLK, from the exons ATGGAAGAAGACAAGCTGAAACACAAGGAAG TCCAGATGAGCAGCAGTGCTCACACTGGAGTCAGTGTTGGTCTGAATGCTCAGACGGGAGCGACTGTAAATGCTCCTGTACTCACTGGAAACACCATCACAGGCCCGGTGAACATCAACATCAACACTGCAGGAAACG AAACAGCAGAGAAACACAGAGAAGAGCAAG AGAACTTGATTCTGAAAAAATTCTTAGGAACTCACAAAACAGACATGAAGGAGAAAGCAGAGCGTATTTTTGAAGGCATGAAAGAAAATGAAGCACTTCTTAAGGATGTTTACACAGAACTGTTCATCACAGAGGGAGATATGAAAGATGTCAATCAGGAACATGAGATTCTGAAGATTGATGATGCtttcaagaacaaaaaaacacaagacAAACCAATCAAATGCAATGATATATTTACATTACTAAGAGgtaaaaatgagaaaaagatTGTGCTGACCAAGGGAGTCGCTGGCGTTGGAAAAACTGTCTCTGTGCACAAGTTCATCCTGGACTGGGCAGAAGGAAAAGCCAATGATTTTGTTGACTGTGTATTCCTGCTTCCATTCCGAGACATTAACTTGATGACAAATGAAGATTACAGTCTCCATGAGCTTCTGCTGGAATTTTATCCTGAACTGAAGGACCTGGAGAAATCAAAATTATATAAGGAATGCAAGATAGCATTTATATTTGATGGACTTGATGAGAGTCGCCTGCCTTTGAATTTTAACAGTAGATCATTGAACTCTGCTGAGAAAATATCATCTGTAGACGTGCTGTTCACAAGTCTGGTCAAAGGGATTCTGCTTCCATCAGCTCTCGTCTGGGTGACCTCACGACcagcagcagccaatcagatcccTCCTCAGTATGTGGGTTTGTACACAGAGGTGCAAGGATTCACTGACCAACAGAAGGAAGAGTACTTCAGAAAGAGAATCACAGATGAGACTCAGGCCTCCAGAATCATCTCACACATTAAGACGTCTCGTAGTCTCTACATCATGTGCCACATTCCTGTGTTCTGCTGGATCATGGCCACAGTACTTCAGGATATTCTCACCGGCAACAATACAGAGAACATCAGCACAACACTCACTGAAATGTATATTCACTTCCTGCTGATACAGATGAACCTGAAGAGCCAGAAGTACGATAAGCAAGAAGAAAGACAACGTACAAAACTCTTAGATTCGAACGGAGAAATTATTTTGAAGTTAGCCAAGCTAGCGTTTGAACAGCTGAAGAAGGACAACATTGTGTTCTATGAGAAAGATCTGGAAGCATGTGGTATTGATGTGAGTAAAGACACTGAGTTCACAGGAATGATCGCCGAGATCTTCAAGAAGGAACATGGGCTTCATGCAACAAAAGTCTTCTGCTTTGTGCATTTGAGTGTTCAAGAGTTTCTCGCTGCAGTGCATGTGTTCCTCTGTTACCTGAACAAGAACATGCAGGAgcttcagtttttctttgatgAACCAGAAGAAAACGTCACATTGCAGGAGCTACTAGAGAAGGCTGTTGATAAAGCCATGAAGAGTGAGAGAGGACATCTGTACCTGTTCCTGCGGTTTCTGCTGGGAATTTCACTGGAATCCAGTCAGAACCTGCTCAAAGGCCTGATCACACACACTGACGTCACCACAGAGAGCATCACACAAACAACTAAATACATTAAACGAAAACTATCCTGGTACACCTCAGATGAAGCTTCAGTCAACCTATTCTACTGCTTACTTGAGCTCAAGGATAATTCATTATATGAGGAAATCCAAAGATACCTCAGTTCAGGTGAACATCCAGGAAGAGAACTCTCATCTTCGATGTGCACAGTGCTGACCTACATACTGCTGATGTCAGAGAAGGTGCTGGATGAGTTCAACCCAAAGAGGTTCACGTCATCTTCAAACTACAAGAGATTTGTTCCAGCTGTGAGATGTTGCAGAAAAGCCCT ATTTGATGGCTGTGGTCTTGATGAAACTTGCTGTGAAACTATATCTTCAGTTCTACAATCATCAAACTCCCATCTGACTGAGTGGGACCTGAGCTGCAATCACCTGAAGGATTCAGGAGTTATGCTGCTTTCTGATGGACTAAAGAGTTCACACTGTCAACTGAATATACTGAG GCTATTTGGGTGTAATCTGACTGGTCAGTCCTGTGAAAGTTTGTCTTTAGCCCTAGAATCCTCAAACTCTGTCCTGCGAGAACTGGACCTGAGTAACAATGACCTGCAGAATTCTGGAGTGAAGCTTCTTTCTGATGGACTGAAGAGTCCAAACTGTCAGCTGCAGATACTGag CCTTACTCACTGTAATCTCACTGTTCAGTCTTGTGAGAGTTTTTCATCAGTCCTGCAATCCTCAAACTCTGTCCTGACAGAGCTGGACCTGAGTAACAATGATCTACAGGATTCTGGAGTGAAGCTTCTTTCTGATGGACTGAAGAGGAACTGTAAGCTGGAGATTTTGAG
- the LOC137017021 gene encoding NACHT, LRR and PYD domains-containing protein 3-like isoform X5 has product MEEDKLKHKEVQMSSSAHTGVSVGLNAQTGATVNAPVLTGNTITGPVNININTAGNETAEKHREEQENLILKKFLGTHKTDMKEKAERIFEGMKENEALLKDVYTELFITEGDMKDVNQEHEILKIDDAFKNKKTQDKPIKCNDIFTLLRGKNEKKIVLTKGVAGVGKTVSVHKFILDWAEGKANDFVDCVFLLPFRDINLMTNEDYSLHELLLEFYPELKDLEKSKLYKECKIAFIFDGLDESRLPLNFNSRSLNSAEKISSVDVLFTSLVKGILLPSALVWVTSRPAAANQIPPQYVGLYTEVQGFTDQQKEEYFRKRITDETQASRIISHIKTSRSLYIMCHIPVFCWIMATVLQDILTGNNTENISTTLTEMYIHFLLIQMNLKSQKYDKQEERQRTKLLDSNGEIILKLAKLAFEQLKKDNIVFYEKDLEACGIDVSKDTEFTGMIAEIFKKEHGLHATKVFCFVHLSVQEFLAAVHVFLCYLNKNMQELQFFFDEPEENVTLQELLEKAVDKAMKSERGHLYLFLRFLLGISLESSQNLLKGLITHTDVTTESITQTTKYIKRKLSWYTSDEASVNLFYCLLELKDNSLYEEIQRYLSSGEHPGRELSSSMCTVLTYILLMSEKVLDEFNPKRFTSSSNYKRFVPAVRCCRKALFDGCGLDETCCETISSVLQSSNSHLTEWDLSCNHLKDSGVMLLSDGLKSSHCQLNILRLFGCNLTGQSCESLSLALESSNSVLRELDLSNNDLQNSGVKLLSDGLKSPNCQLQILSLTHCNLTVQSCESFSSVLQSSNSVLTELDLSNNDLQDSGVKLLSDGLKRNCKLEILRWHATQVSRLFRWSWTVRKSSLFPRKKNTTLTMNVCILKSDLIQLKIQFLMRMWIHHSHIHLQFPLGGHAATQAEMRKMETLCRGG; this is encoded by the exons ATGGAAGAAGACAAGCTGAAACACAAGGAAG TCCAGATGAGCAGCAGTGCTCACACTGGAGTCAGTGTTGGTCTGAATGCTCAGACGGGAGCGACTGTAAATGCTCCTGTACTCACTGGAAACACCATCACAGGCCCGGTGAACATCAACATCAACACTGCAGGAAACG AAACAGCAGAGAAACACAGAGAAGAGCAAG AGAACTTGATTCTGAAAAAATTCTTAGGAACTCACAAAACAGACATGAAGGAGAAAGCAGAGCGTATTTTTGAAGGCATGAAAGAAAATGAAGCACTTCTTAAGGATGTTTACACAGAACTGTTCATCACAGAGGGAGATATGAAAGATGTCAATCAGGAACATGAGATTCTGAAGATTGATGATGCtttcaagaacaaaaaaacacaagacAAACCAATCAAATGCAATGATATATTTACATTACTAAGAGgtaaaaatgagaaaaagatTGTGCTGACCAAGGGAGTCGCTGGCGTTGGAAAAACTGTCTCTGTGCACAAGTTCATCCTGGACTGGGCAGAAGGAAAAGCCAATGATTTTGTTGACTGTGTATTCCTGCTTCCATTCCGAGACATTAACTTGATGACAAATGAAGATTACAGTCTCCATGAGCTTCTGCTGGAATTTTATCCTGAACTGAAGGACCTGGAGAAATCAAAATTATATAAGGAATGCAAGATAGCATTTATATTTGATGGACTTGATGAGAGTCGCCTGCCTTTGAATTTTAACAGTAGATCATTGAACTCTGCTGAGAAAATATCATCTGTAGACGTGCTGTTCACAAGTCTGGTCAAAGGGATTCTGCTTCCATCAGCTCTCGTCTGGGTGACCTCACGACcagcagcagccaatcagatcccTCCTCAGTATGTGGGTTTGTACACAGAGGTGCAAGGATTCACTGACCAACAGAAGGAAGAGTACTTCAGAAAGAGAATCACAGATGAGACTCAGGCCTCCAGAATCATCTCACACATTAAGACGTCTCGTAGTCTCTACATCATGTGCCACATTCCTGTGTTCTGCTGGATCATGGCCACAGTACTTCAGGATATTCTCACCGGCAACAATACAGAGAACATCAGCACAACACTCACTGAAATGTATATTCACTTCCTGCTGATACAGATGAACCTGAAGAGCCAGAAGTACGATAAGCAAGAAGAAAGACAACGTACAAAACTCTTAGATTCGAACGGAGAAATTATTTTGAAGTTAGCCAAGCTAGCGTTTGAACAGCTGAAGAAGGACAACATTGTGTTCTATGAGAAAGATCTGGAAGCATGTGGTATTGATGTGAGTAAAGACACTGAGTTCACAGGAATGATCGCCGAGATCTTCAAGAAGGAACATGGGCTTCATGCAACAAAAGTCTTCTGCTTTGTGCATTTGAGTGTTCAAGAGTTTCTCGCTGCAGTGCATGTGTTCCTCTGTTACCTGAACAAGAACATGCAGGAgcttcagtttttctttgatgAACCAGAAGAAAACGTCACATTGCAGGAGCTACTAGAGAAGGCTGTTGATAAAGCCATGAAGAGTGAGAGAGGACATCTGTACCTGTTCCTGCGGTTTCTGCTGGGAATTTCACTGGAATCCAGTCAGAACCTGCTCAAAGGCCTGATCACACACACTGACGTCACCACAGAGAGCATCACACAAACAACTAAATACATTAAACGAAAACTATCCTGGTACACCTCAGATGAAGCTTCAGTCAACCTATTCTACTGCTTACTTGAGCTCAAGGATAATTCATTATATGAGGAAATCCAAAGATACCTCAGTTCAGGTGAACATCCAGGAAGAGAACTCTCATCTTCGATGTGCACAGTGCTGACCTACATACTGCTGATGTCAGAGAAGGTGCTGGATGAGTTCAACCCAAAGAGGTTCACGTCATCTTCAAACTACAAGAGATTTGTTCCAGCTGTGAGATGTTGCAGAAAAGCCCT ATTTGATGGCTGTGGTCTTGATGAAACTTGCTGTGAAACTATATCTTCAGTTCTACAATCATCAAACTCCCATCTGACTGAGTGGGACCTGAGCTGCAATCACCTGAAGGATTCAGGAGTTATGCTGCTTTCTGATGGACTAAAGAGTTCACACTGTCAACTGAATATACTGAG GCTATTTGGGTGTAATCTGACTGGTCAGTCCTGTGAAAGTTTGTCTTTAGCCCTAGAATCCTCAAACTCTGTCCTGCGAGAACTGGACCTGAGTAACAATGACCTGCAGAATTCTGGAGTGAAGCTTCTTTCTGATGGACTGAAGAGTCCAAACTGTCAGCTGCAGATACTGag CCTTACTCACTGTAATCTCACTGTTCAGTCTTGTGAGAGTTTTTCATCAGTCCTGCAATCCTCAAACTCTGTCCTGACAGAGCTGGACCTGAGTAACAATGATCTACAGGATTCTGGAGTGAAGCTTCTTTCTGATGGACTGAAGAGGAACTGTAAGCTGGAGATTTTGAG
- the LOC137017021 gene encoding NACHT, LRR and PYD domains-containing protein 3-like isoform X6 produces MEEDKLKHKEVQMSSSAHTGVSVGLNAQTGATVNAPVLTGNTITGPVNININTAGNETAEKHREEQENLILKKFLGTHKTDMKEKAERIFEGMKENEALLKDVYTELFITEGDMKDVNQEHEILKIDDAFKNKKTQDKPIKCNDIFTLLRGKNEKKIVLTKGVAGVGKTVSVHKFILDWAEGKANDFVDCVFLLPFRDINLMTNEDYSLHELLLEFYPELKDLEKSKLYKECKIAFIFDGLDESRLPLNFNSRSLNSAEKISSVDVLFTSLVKGILLPSALVWVTSRPAAANQIPPQYVGLYTEVQGFTDQQKEEYFRKRITDETQASRIISHIKTSRSLYIMCHIPVFCWIMATVLQDILTGNNTENISTTLTEMYIHFLLIQMNLKSQKYDKQEERQRTKLLDSNGEIILKLAKLAFEQLKKDNIVFYEKDLEACGIDVSKDTEFTGMIAEIFKKEHGLHATKVFCFVHLSVQEFLAAVHVFLCYLNKNMQELQFFFDEPEENVTLQELLEKAVDKAMKSERGHLYLFLRFLLGISLESSQNLLKGLITHTDVTTESITQTTKYIKRKLSWYTSDEASVNLFYCLLELKDNSLYEEIQRYLSSGEHPGRELSSSMCTVLTYILLMSEKVLDEFNPKRFTSSSNYKRFVPAVRCCRKALFDGCGLDETCCETISSVLQSSNSHLTEWDLSCNHLKDSGVMLLSDGLKSSHCQLNILRLFGCNLTGQSCESLSLALESSNSVLRELDLSNNDLQNSGVKLLSDGLKSPNCQLQILSLTHCNLTVQSCESFSSVLQSSNSVLTELDLSNNDLQDSGVKLLSDGLKRNCKLEILRWHATQVSRLFRWSWTVRKSSLFPRKKNTTLTMNVCILKSDLIQLKIQFLMRMWIHHSHIHLQFPLGGHAATQAEMRKSCLAVW; encoded by the exons ATGGAAGAAGACAAGCTGAAACACAAGGAAG TCCAGATGAGCAGCAGTGCTCACACTGGAGTCAGTGTTGGTCTGAATGCTCAGACGGGAGCGACTGTAAATGCTCCTGTACTCACTGGAAACACCATCACAGGCCCGGTGAACATCAACATCAACACTGCAGGAAACG AAACAGCAGAGAAACACAGAGAAGAGCAAG AGAACTTGATTCTGAAAAAATTCTTAGGAACTCACAAAACAGACATGAAGGAGAAAGCAGAGCGTATTTTTGAAGGCATGAAAGAAAATGAAGCACTTCTTAAGGATGTTTACACAGAACTGTTCATCACAGAGGGAGATATGAAAGATGTCAATCAGGAACATGAGATTCTGAAGATTGATGATGCtttcaagaacaaaaaaacacaagacAAACCAATCAAATGCAATGATATATTTACATTACTAAGAGgtaaaaatgagaaaaagatTGTGCTGACCAAGGGAGTCGCTGGCGTTGGAAAAACTGTCTCTGTGCACAAGTTCATCCTGGACTGGGCAGAAGGAAAAGCCAATGATTTTGTTGACTGTGTATTCCTGCTTCCATTCCGAGACATTAACTTGATGACAAATGAAGATTACAGTCTCCATGAGCTTCTGCTGGAATTTTATCCTGAACTGAAGGACCTGGAGAAATCAAAATTATATAAGGAATGCAAGATAGCATTTATATTTGATGGACTTGATGAGAGTCGCCTGCCTTTGAATTTTAACAGTAGATCATTGAACTCTGCTGAGAAAATATCATCTGTAGACGTGCTGTTCACAAGTCTGGTCAAAGGGATTCTGCTTCCATCAGCTCTCGTCTGGGTGACCTCACGACcagcagcagccaatcagatcccTCCTCAGTATGTGGGTTTGTACACAGAGGTGCAAGGATTCACTGACCAACAGAAGGAAGAGTACTTCAGAAAGAGAATCACAGATGAGACTCAGGCCTCCAGAATCATCTCACACATTAAGACGTCTCGTAGTCTCTACATCATGTGCCACATTCCTGTGTTCTGCTGGATCATGGCCACAGTACTTCAGGATATTCTCACCGGCAACAATACAGAGAACATCAGCACAACACTCACTGAAATGTATATTCACTTCCTGCTGATACAGATGAACCTGAAGAGCCAGAAGTACGATAAGCAAGAAGAAAGACAACGTACAAAACTCTTAGATTCGAACGGAGAAATTATTTTGAAGTTAGCCAAGCTAGCGTTTGAACAGCTGAAGAAGGACAACATTGTGTTCTATGAGAAAGATCTGGAAGCATGTGGTATTGATGTGAGTAAAGACACTGAGTTCACAGGAATGATCGCCGAGATCTTCAAGAAGGAACATGGGCTTCATGCAACAAAAGTCTTCTGCTTTGTGCATTTGAGTGTTCAAGAGTTTCTCGCTGCAGTGCATGTGTTCCTCTGTTACCTGAACAAGAACATGCAGGAgcttcagtttttctttgatgAACCAGAAGAAAACGTCACATTGCAGGAGCTACTAGAGAAGGCTGTTGATAAAGCCATGAAGAGTGAGAGAGGACATCTGTACCTGTTCCTGCGGTTTCTGCTGGGAATTTCACTGGAATCCAGTCAGAACCTGCTCAAAGGCCTGATCACACACACTGACGTCACCACAGAGAGCATCACACAAACAACTAAATACATTAAACGAAAACTATCCTGGTACACCTCAGATGAAGCTTCAGTCAACCTATTCTACTGCTTACTTGAGCTCAAGGATAATTCATTATATGAGGAAATCCAAAGATACCTCAGTTCAGGTGAACATCCAGGAAGAGAACTCTCATCTTCGATGTGCACAGTGCTGACCTACATACTGCTGATGTCAGAGAAGGTGCTGGATGAGTTCAACCCAAAGAGGTTCACGTCATCTTCAAACTACAAGAGATTTGTTCCAGCTGTGAGATGTTGCAGAAAAGCCCT ATTTGATGGCTGTGGTCTTGATGAAACTTGCTGTGAAACTATATCTTCAGTTCTACAATCATCAAACTCCCATCTGACTGAGTGGGACCTGAGCTGCAATCACCTGAAGGATTCAGGAGTTATGCTGCTTTCTGATGGACTAAAGAGTTCACACTGTCAACTGAATATACTGAG GCTATTTGGGTGTAATCTGACTGGTCAGTCCTGTGAAAGTTTGTCTTTAGCCCTAGAATCCTCAAACTCTGTCCTGCGAGAACTGGACCTGAGTAACAATGACCTGCAGAATTCTGGAGTGAAGCTTCTTTCTGATGGACTGAAGAGTCCAAACTGTCAGCTGCAGATACTGag CCTTACTCACTGTAATCTCACTGTTCAGTCTTGTGAGAGTTTTTCATCAGTCCTGCAATCCTCAAACTCTGTCCTGACAGAGCTGGACCTGAGTAACAATGATCTACAGGATTCTGGAGTGAAGCTTCTTTCTGATGGACTGAAGAGGAACTGTAAGCTGGAGATTTTGAG